One Hermetia illucens chromosome 4, iHerIll2.2.curated.20191125, whole genome shotgun sequence DNA segment encodes these proteins:
- the LOC119654744 gene encoding trypsin delta-like has translation MFRFVVLTALLACAAADVVPLLDGRIVGGKATTIQSYPHQISLRYSGSHICGGSLYKANVVVTAAHCVQGTSASVLSVVAGTSSRTSGGTSIKVSQVKVHPSYSSSTMSNDVAVLILASSFTLSSSIQLIALTSSAPAAGSVVTVTGWGTTSEGGSAASTLQVVDVNVVSSATCNSKYGSGSITSSMLCAGVDAGGKDACQGDSGGPLIQSGKLVGIVSWGYGCARAQYPGVYSNVAALKSWIEANS, from the coding sequence ATGTTCCGTTTTGTTGTATTGACCGCTTTACTTGCCTGCGCTGCCGCTGATGTTGTCCCATTGTTGGATGGGCGCATTGTTGGCGGTAAGGCTACCACTATTCAAAGCTACCCTCATCAAATTTCTTTGAGGTATTCTGGTAGCCACATTTGTGGAGGATCCCTCTACAAGGCCAACGTTGTTGTCACCGCTGCCCATTGTGTCCAAGGAACTTCAGCCTCCGTCCTCAGTGTTGTTGCTGGTACCAGTTCCCGCACCTCAGGAGGAACTTCCATCAAGGTCTCCCAAGTCAAGGTTCATCCAAGCTACAGCAGCAGCACTATGAGCAATGATGTCGCCGTTTTGATCCTTGCCAGTTCCTTCACTTTGTCCAGCTCTATCCAACTCATTGCTCTTACCAGCTCAGCTCCAGCTGCTGGATCCGTCGTCACCGTTACTGGATGGGGTACCACCAGTGAAGGAGGTTCAGCTGCTTCAACCCTTCAAGTCGTTGATGTCAATGTTGTCAGCAGTGCTACTTGCAACAGCAAATACGGAAGTGGTTCCATTACCTCAAGTATGTTGTGCGCTGGTGTTGATGCTGGTGGCAAGGACGCCTGTCAAGGAGACTCTGGCGGTCCATTGATCCAAAGCGGAAAATTGGTTGGTATTGTATCATGGGGATACGGATGTGCTCGTGCCCAATATCCAGGTGTTTACTCCAACGTTGCTGCTCTTAAGTCCTGGATTGAAGCTAACTCATAA